In the genome of Candidatus Pristimantibacillus lignocellulolyticus, the window TACGCTTACAATTCATTCTAAAAACAAAATGTGAAACGTTACACACTCACATTAGCATAGAGAAAACGAATTAGTCAACGGGATTATTTTTACGAAGGGCAGCTAGTTTAATATTGAACATATAAACAAAAAGCTGCATCTGTTCATAATATCAATGAACAAATGCAGTCTATTGAAATGAAATGGCTAGTTATTGCCAAACAAAAAAGAACCCATACTAATCAGCATGGGTTCTACTAATTCAATTATTATAAAGCCTCAAGTAATTTCAAAATATTTCTTGGCATCATATTAGCTTGCGCGAGCATAGCAACACTTACTTGAGCTAACATTTGAGATTTTACAAGTAACATCATTTCTTCAGCCATGTCTGCATCCCTAATTCTAGATTCAGCGCTACTTAGATTTATTGACATATTAACTACGCTATTATATCGATGCTCTAACCTATTTTGATACGCACCAAGCTTCGCACGCCCGGTTGACACATCATCTACCGCTCCTTCTAAAGCACCCATTGCCGCGCCAGCACCTACAGCAGTCGATATATCGAGTCCAGCTATACCAGCAACTGCATCCAAAATATTCGGCATATCAAAAATAATATGATCATCAGCGCCTGATCCTGCCTGTATAATTAATCCCTGTCCAGGTAATGTCAGATCACCGTTAAGTAGCTTTATTCCATTGAAATTCGTTTTTCCAGCTATATGATTAATTTCTTCCTTTAATTGAGCAAATTCTAATTGAAGTTTTACTCGATCCGCGTCCGAATAAGTACCGTTAGCAGATTGATTCGCTAACACACCCATTCGTTGAATCATTGCATGAATTTCTTGCATAGCACCTTCAGCCGTTTGAATTAACGAAATACCATCTTGAATATTTCTAGAAGCTTGATTTAACCCATTAATTTGATATCGCATATTTTCAGAAATAGCTAAACCTGCAGCGTCATCAGCTGCTCTATTAATACGATATCCGGTAGAAAGTCTTTCCATAGATTTAGAAATTTGATTATTATGAGCGTATAAATTGTTGAGAATATTAAGTGCCATAACATTCGTTCTAATATACATGAAATTTCCTCCCTCTAGATATTGTATTCTTATATTTCTATTATAGTGATCTCAAATTTATTATACAATAAGGAAAATTATTATGTAACTTCCAGAAAAGCAATTCCGAAAGTATGTTGATTTCATATTATAGCGATAATAAAATACCACTCCCTCTTAGGTTTTAACCTAAGAGGGAGTGGTATTATTTAATCTACTATCTATATGGTTTAGCAATTACCGACTTGTTATATAATCAGTCATCTAATTCTACACTTTCAATATGACCTTCAGCATTGATAACCCATTCAATCTGTACTCCACTTTTCATTCCAAGATTATCTTCATCCTCAATGATAATTTCACTTGGTATAACGATAGTCTTCTCTTGACCTTGCTCCACCTGAACGATAATCTTATCTCCATTGACCGATTTGATTACTCCATCATATTCAATGTTTTCCATAACTATTTCACCGTTAGGGTCTGAAATAGTGATTAACTTTCCGCCATCTGTAAGTAATTCGACTTTCTTCAGATAGTCTTTATTTATCGTAACCTCTTTAATAACTTTTTTGACAGTAACCCCTTCAGGAATCATAGTTTTGTTCAGTTGATCATTATTTATCGGTGTTTCATTGGTGGCTGTTGGTGAGTTTGAAGGTGCTGTTGTCGTATTCATCGGTGACGGTGCTACTGAAGGAGTAATTACTTCTTTAGGATTCGCATCAGTATTTGTATTTGAGCAACCACTTACTAACATTCCTAAACTTAATGACATAAGTAATAACACGTTAAATGATGTACGTAATCTGCTTTTTCTCGTTGTCATCTTACACCTCATGTTCTTCTATTTTATCGTATTATACTTCAGTATGTACTTTTTTCCCAACTTTAATGCTTAACTTATTTCATTATATACCCATATATCCTCATTTCGAATCACCCGATGTTGCAACGTAACCTCCTACATCCCGACCCAAATCACAAGTATATACCCACTCCACAATGTCTCCATCTTGTAATGTATATCGACTAGCTCCATAATTCGGGAACCAATCATTAACTTTATACATCCATCCACTTAATTCACCACAATCGAACTCGTATATATTATTGATTCCTTGAATGTAGTTACTGTTATAGATAGGTGTCATCTCGAATTCCATATGAATCTTATTGGCTTTCATCTCTCGCAGTAAAACATCAAACACTGATTCTCCTTCATAGAAAACAACTTTTTTTGCAGCGTATATGATGCCATCTTTCGGAAGAACCTCTAGCTTATCTTCATTAAATATATTTAGATTATTAAGAATCGTTGCTGCTGAAACAGAAAGAGTTACGGTAAACTCTTTTTTCTTATCAATTTCAACATCTTGCCATTCAACTGGCTTTGGTTTTCCAGATGGAACAGGATCTGTTTCATATTTTTCTTTTTCAGTTTTCTCTGGAGATACAGTAGCTTTCGGCGTAATGACAGGAGTAGTCGTTGGTTTAACCGTTGGAGTACTAGTCGAAGAGGAAATTGCATCAACCGGTTTCGTCTGTTGCTCTGTTCCCGTTACTTCCTTTGTTTCATTCTCAACCGCATCAGTTGGATTCGGTTCTATGGAATTGCTATCCGTACTAGACTCATTCGTTACATCTTCTTTTTCATTAGAGCCGTCCGTGCTAAGTGCGTCATTGACTTCTTTATCACCTATAATCAGCTCGGAATCTCTCATATTGCTACTTCCATCTGCAATATCAACATTCGCATTTAAATCTGCAACTTCAGTAAGAGGATCAGTTATCGTTACTGTTTTTTTCTGGAAGTCTCCCCCCCAGAAAAATGCTACAGCAAGAATACTAACGATCACAATCGCTGTTAACCATTTCTTTCTATTCATCGAATAACCTCCACATTACACAATTAAGCAAAGGCACTAATATATGCCTCTGCTCACTGTGCAAATGTTTATTTTACATCTGTCATATCATAAAGTCTGTTCTTATTAGTAATGAATCTCTCATAGGAAACCAGGGCATAGAAAGCCTGATCCGTCGCCATTAGATCAACTTCTCCTGGCTTTGCACCTCCATTATCTGATCCGCCAGATTTCACGTGATAAAATCCACCGTTAGATGCGGTATAACCTAGCAGTGCGTCTACAATAGATTCACCATGTTTAATGAATCTTGTATCTTTATCAGGATTAATTCCAAGGCCAGTCAATGCTACGATTACTTGTGCAATACTTTCAGAGTTAGCCGCACCCCAACTTGTATAAGCACCATCAGATTGCAGTTCATTTGCTAACCATTTGAGACCACGATCAACTGCAGATTTCACTTTTGCATCAGTCTTATAATATGGTGTCAATCCTTGAATAGCCATCGCAGTAATATCTGTGTCTGCTGCCGTAGGATCACTTCCTAGTGCCCAACCTCCACCAGATATTTCTCTATCCAATATAAATTGAATTAACAACTCTCTTGTTGTTTGCGTTTTGACACCTTCAACTATAGGAATTTCATAATTGTTACTATCTAGAGCTATAAGAGCAAAGATGGGACCATTGATCCCTTGTTTAATTAATGTTTCATAATCAGCAAGTGGCTTTCTCAAATCATAGCCCGCTACATCCTTGATGTCTTTACCAAGCGCAGTTAGTGCTAAAATCACTCTGTCATATTCTGTGTATTTTACATTATGTAGTTTCCCAGCTTTATCTTTAAGTGTCTGTTCTACATTTCCATAATAATTATTGTAATAGGCTTGATTAATTTGCTGACCAGAACGAGCTAAACCGAACACCGTCCAATCGCCACCAACACTAGCTAAAACAGGATCAGTTACTGAACTTAGTAAAAACTTAGCTGTCTTTTGTATTTGATTATTAATTTTAGTAACTTCTAGCGATGCGATATAAGCATCAGTGTCCTGTTTATATAAATAAGATCGAACAGCTACTACCGCCGCCATTTCTCTCGTCACTGCAGCTTGAGGATTAAAGCCAGTTGCATCACCAACGATTATTCCTAATGCAACGACCGCTTCAACATCTAGCTTAGCCCAAGATGATACTTTATCGATGTCTTTAATTGAACTTGTAGAGACATCGGTTGTCAGTTTTAACGCTCTTGCTATAATTACAGCCATCTCTTCACGAGTAATGGTTGCCTGTGGATTAAATTTATTGTTATAACCGTTTATAAGACCGTTTTGATAAGCTACGTTAACAAAAGGATAGAACCAATCCTTAGTTGTAACATCACCGAAGGATATAGATGGTTCAATATCTGTGCTTAGATTAAGTAGTGCTACTAATATTTTGGTAAATTCTGCTCTAGTTATCGATGATTTTGGATTAAACTTACCGTTACTTCCTTGAATAATACTCTCATTAGTTGCTTGTTGGATGGCATCAACTGCCCAAGGTGAGATTGTATTATAATCACTGTATAATACTTTAATTGAAGGCTTAGACGTTTGATTTTGATCATTCACACTATTAGAGCTTTCACTACTGGAAATATTATTTGCCAATGTTACAGATACATTAGACATAAATATCGATAAAATTAAACTTACAATCAGCACCCCTGCTAACCATTTGTTTCTTCTCACTATCTAAACCCCTCTCTAGCTTCTCTATTAGATCCATAGTCATAACAAAAAACCTCTTACCTAAAGACAAGAGGTTTAAAATTGCGATAGCTCATCATTTGCACGCAAAAATAAACACCTTCCTATCCATCGTAGAAAAATTGGTGTGACACATTAGGCAGGTATTCTGGCTTAAGGATCATCATTTATGCTGCCTTCCCAGTTACCCAGTGGCATTAACATAAACTCCTCTTTTACAGCGGCGGGACCGCGTGGGAATTGCACCCACTTCCCTTTTAACCAATATTGAATCGATATCGAATCAACATTGGCACCTAAAGTTGGATATATAATTATTTGTTCATCATAGCTTAGTAAACACTATTTGTCATGGTAATATTGTTCTCGTATTACATACGAAAACACTTTACATTACGGATTTAATTTTGTATAGATCAACTCATTTGCCACAGCATTTTTTATATTTAAGCCCACTACCGCATAGGCAAGCATCATTTCTACCAATCTTATTAGTACCATTTACCAGTTTAAGTTCCTGCGGTTGTGTTTGTCCCTCTTGCGAGAAACTCGCTACCTCTGCAGGAGTAAAGCCAACATTAGACCATAGTCTCGTATCATTATATAATTCTATAACCAATCCAGTTATTTTTTGGATTTGCTTCATGTCTTTGAATACTACATCTCTTTTCTCAATTTCGAACACAATATCGTTTAAAGGCGCTTCGATCGAACAAGCAAACTGTACATCATCAATAATTTCCTTAGCTAACATAACATTGACATGTAACTCATCAATTAAGTGACGATAAAGCCTCGTATAGCTAGGAGTAATTTCAAAATACAAATCATCTGCGAACTTTAAGAAGTCCTCTTTACTTGGAACATATCTTGGTTTATCCTTCACTAGTTCAAGTAAAGCTTCATGTTCATCCATATTTTCCTCATCAAAAAAAGTACATATGAATCGACCATTGTACCAATCAAAGGTTTGTGATCTTTGTAAATAGAAATGAGCAATGTTCTCAAATTCATCCATTGTAATCTCTTGCCCATTTTGATTACTATATAGATCAACGAGTTCTTGAAGGCTAATGGTTCCATATAAATGGGATGCTGATAAGATATATTGAAGAACTAGCTGTTTCTGTTTTCTAACTTCCAATACTTCATTCCAATCTATCTCATCATATAGAGCTTTGATTTCAGCAGGAATTACGAAGGTAAGCTTCTCTTGGTGATAGAATGAGTACAATATACCTTGCATTTGAAGGAAGCGGTACTTTCCAGGTATGATCTCTACCGTCAATTGTTCTGGATTATGGTATACATCTTGCCAGAACTCAAGTTCTTGATCCGTCGACAACATAAGACTTTCAACTAAATACTCTTTATTTGCAAGATGTTGTGTTGAGGTAACCACTAAATCTTCTTTATTCAGTTTAGAGTAACCTACTAATCTTAATTTCTTCGCAAATTGTATTAAATCTTCTTTTTTAACTTGTGTTAACAGTTCAGCTAGCTTGTGCTTAGCTTCACTATGAATCGCATACTCTATATTCAAAGCATGATATATTGACGTTTCAGATGCTTCCTTCATGTCCAACCCTCAATCTATTTAATTAATTTCTCTACTACATATAGTACTGATACCATATTCACAATATACACTTTATATATTCGATGTGTTAAACTATTTCCCCAAAGAAGATTGTCTAATCATTAGCTCTGAATCGATAATAAAATGCATTTTGTCTAGAAACTCATTATCTGTCAAAGAATCGATAATCTTTTCTGCCATTATCGCACCCATTGTATTTTTAGGCTGCTTTACAGAGCTAAGTGGTGGCAATAAATAATGCGCAATTCTAGTATTATCTACACCAACAACAGCAAGCTCATCAGAGATAATTATTCCCTTCTCCCTGCACGCCTTGTATACCCCAAGCGCCATCTCATCATTGGCGACATATACAGCTGTAATCGGTATGTTCTTGTTAATAAGGCGTAATAACGCAGCATAACCGCCCTCTTCATCGAAGTCTCCATTATCAATCAGATCTGGTCTAAACGGTATATGATGCTCTTTAAGTGCATGCATATATCCTTCTAATCGTTCATAAGTTTCGATTGAATCTGGAAACCCTCCAATGTAAGCAATGTGCTGATGACCCTGCTCGATCAGATGATTAACAACTTGAGTCGAGAATTTCACATTATCTGTCTTACATGTTGGAATACGGTCATGTGTGACGGTTTTACCTATAACACCGATTGTATATCCTCTGTCAGCATAATCATAAAGAACTTCGTTATCACTAAGCGGCGTGACGAGAATCATTGCATCTACCGCACGATTAGCAAGTAAACTCAAATACTCCTGTTCCTTCTCAGACTTGTTATTAGAATCACAAATGATGACCTTATATTTACGAGCATAGGCCATATTTTCAATCCCTTTAATAATTTCAGCAAAGTAGGCTATGTTAATTTCAGGCACAATAACACCAAGATTCATCGTCCGCTGTGAGCGCAGATGCTTAGCGGCAGCATTAGGATGATAATCCATCTCTTTAATCGCTTCAAGTACTTTAGCCTTGGTTCGTTCTTTCACAAGAGGACTGTCATTCAGCACTCTTGATACGGTTGCTGGAGACACACCCGCACGTTTAGCAACATCTACAATTTTTTTATCCACAATAACTATCAACCTTTGTCATAAGACCATATTTTCTTTATTATATGATTAATTCCATATTAATAAAAGAGGCTACCCAGCAAGTCGATACCATCTCGACATTGGGTAGCCTCTGAGTACTACTTATCTAAGTTTAGCAAACGTAAAATCATTACAGTTGCTTCAGCTCTAGTTGCGTTGTCGTTCGGTACAAATAAATTACCGCTACGACCTTCCATAATACCTTTATCAACAGCTAGCTCTACCCAGCCTTTCGCCCAGGTTGGAATATCGCTACTATCAACGAAGGTTAGTTTTTCGCCGTCAGAAGCTTTCAAGTTCAAACTACGGGCAACCATTACTGCAATTTCTGCTCGTGTTATTTGTTGATCTCCTCTAAAGCTATCATCCTGATAACCTTGGATCAATCCCGCTGTTACCGCCTTTGCAACGTCAGTTTTTGCCCAATTCGGAATATTACTTGCATCAGCGAATTCAAGCTCTCCCTGTACTTCTAGTTGTAACGCTCTAGATAGCATTACGGCAAATTCTGTTCGTGTAATAGAAGCGTTTGGCAAGAACTTCCCACCTGGATATCCATTAATTAGGCCTTTACTTGCTGCTTCAATAATTGACTGTTCAGCCCAATGACCCTTAATATCGTCAAATGAAATAGGGTTCACAATTGCATCCGAAATAACTAGTGATGCCGTTTTATTGACTACATAGCTATTTGTAATTTGTTTGCTATCGATCACTTTCATAGCATTCCAGTTTACTAATGTTGAACCGCTTTCCTTCGCTTTAAATGTTAACGTTCCAATGAACACATCACCATTTTCGCCCGCCACATTTCCAGTCTTCGTATGAGTGATTATTATTTCATTACCTTTTTTAATTGGAGCTTCCGAAACTCTTTTTAACTGCGATGTAGCCTCTAACAACTCCAACTTAGTAGCATCATAAGTGAACTTAGCTTCATAAGCGTAC includes:
- a CDS encoding flagellin FliC, whose product is MYIRTNVMALNILNNLYAHNNQISKSMERLSTGYRINRAADDAAGLAISENMRYQINGLNQASRNIQDGISLIQTAEGAMQEIHAMIQRMGVLANQSANGTYSDADRVKLQLEFAQLKEEINHIAGKTNFNGIKLLNGDLTLPGQGLIIQAGSGADDHIIFDMPNILDAVAGIAGLDISTAVGAGAAMGALEGAVDDVSTGRAKLGAYQNRLEHRYNSVVNMSINLSSAESRIRDADMAEEMMLLVKSQMLAQVSVAMLAQANMMPRNILKLLEAL
- a CDS encoding DUF4430 domain-containing protein, with the translated sequence MNRKKWLTAIVIVSILAVAFFWGGDFQKKTVTITDPLTEVADLNANVDIADGSSNMRDSELIIGDKEVNDALSTDGSNEKEDVTNESSTDSNSIEPNPTDAVENETKEVTGTEQQTKPVDAISSSTSTPTVKPTTTPVITPKATVSPEKTEKEKYETDPVPSGKPKPVEWQDVEIDKKKEFTVTLSVSAATILNNLNIFNEDKLEVLPKDGIIYAAKKVVFYEGESVFDVLLREMKANKIHMEFEMTPIYNSNYIQGINNIYEFDCGELSGWMYKVNDWFPNYGASRYTLQDGDIVEWVYTCDLGRDVGGYVATSGDSK
- a CDS encoding S-layer homology domain-containing protein, whose product is MRRNKWLAGVLIVSLILSIFMSNVSVTLANNISSSESSNSVNDQNQTSKPSIKVLYSDYNTISPWAVDAIQQATNESIIQGSNGKFNPKSSITRAEFTKILVALLNLSTDIEPSISFGDVTTKDWFYPFVNVAYQNGLINGYNNKFNPQATITREEMAVIIARALKLTTDVSTSSIKDIDKVSSWAKLDVEAVVALGIIVGDATGFNPQAAVTREMAAVVAVRSYLYKQDTDAYIASLEVTKINNQIQKTAKFLLSSVTDPVLASVGGDWTVFGLARSGQQINQAYYNNYYGNVEQTLKDKAGKLHNVKYTEYDRVILALTALGKDIKDVAGYDLRKPLADYETLIKQGINGPIFALIALDSNNYEIPIVEGVKTQTTRELLIQFILDREISGGGWALGSDPTAADTDITAMAIQGLTPYYKTDAKVKSAVDRGLKWLANELQSDGAYTSWGAANSESIAQVIVALTGLGINPDKDTRFIKHGESIVDALLGYTASNGGFYHVKSGGSDNGGAKPGEVDLMATDQAFYALVSYERFITNKNRLYDMTDVK
- a CDS encoding SEC-C metal-binding domain-containing protein; this translates as MKEASETSIYHALNIEYAIHSEAKHKLAELLTQVKKEDLIQFAKKLRLVGYSKLNKEDLVVTSTQHLANKEYLVESLMLSTDQELEFWQDVYHNPEQLTVEIIPGKYRFLQMQGILYSFYHQEKLTFVIPAEIKALYDEIDWNEVLEVRKQKQLVLQYILSASHLYGTISLQELVDLYSNQNGQEITMDEFENIAHFYLQRSQTFDWYNGRFICTFFDEENMDEHEALLELVKDKPRYVPSKEDFLKFADDLYFEITPSYTRLYRHLIDELHVNVMLAKEIIDDVQFACSIEAPLNDIVFEIEKRDVVFKDMKQIQKITGLVIELYNDTRLWSNVGFTPAEVASFSQEGQTQPQELKLVNGTNKIGRNDACLCGSGLKYKKCCGK
- a CDS encoding LacI family transcriptional regulator, coding for MDKKIVDVAKRAGVSPATVSRVLNDSPLVKERTKAKVLEAIKEMDYHPNAAAKHLRSQRTMNLGVIVPEINIAYFAEIIKGIENMAYARKYKVIICDSNNKSEKEQEYLSLLANRAVDAMILVTPLSDNEVLYDYADRGYTIGVIGKTVTHDRIPTCKTDNVKFSTQVVNHLIEQGHQHIAYIGGFPDSIETYERLEGYMHALKEHHIPFRPDLIDNGDFDEEGGYAALLRLINKNIPITAVYVANDEMALGVYKACREKGIIISDELAVVGVDNTRIAHYLLPPLSSVKQPKNTMGAIMAEKIIDSLTDNEFLDKMHFIIDSELMIRQSSLGK